A region from the Silene latifolia isolate original U9 population chromosome 7, ASM4854445v1, whole genome shotgun sequence genome encodes:
- the LOC141590113 gene encoding uncharacterized protein LOC141590113 translates to MGVGGLTTVGVVEYHDVRDGLKHRNFRVEFNIQTNESKCACKLIERRGIVYRHILWVWNGRKVYKKPEPYVLARWTKKSYRPIVQDETGNVIEDIDEADINKAEMSKVWSEIYAIVGVMDTYAKVKQMKQLQKTLKQFMENITGPVEPKTKTQEIEDILGITASNDIDLRPPNKAKNKGSGKILRSSKEKAKSKLEKRKQRCGNCKKWVNHNSRTCNLLFAESPPSDNDDEDESETKELLFCY, encoded by the exons ATGGGAGTCGGAGGTTTGACAACAGTAGGGGTAGTGGAGTACCATGATGTTCGTGATGGACTGAAGCACAGAAACTTCCGAGTGGAATTTAACATTCAAACTAACGAGAGCAAATGTGCATGTAAGCTGATTGAGAGGCGTGGCATTGTCTATCGACATATACTGTGGGTGTGGAATGGTAGGAAGGTATACAAGAAACCTGAGCCTTATGTCCttgctcgatggacaaagaaatccTACAGACCAATTGTCCAAGATGAAACTGGAAACGTCATAGAAGACATTGACGAAGCTGACATCAATAAAGCtgagatgtcaaaggtttggtctgaGATTTATGCAATTGTCGGGGTGATGGACACTTATGCTAAGGTTAAACAGATGAAGCAACTGCAAAAGACCCTAAAACAGTTCATGGAGAACATCACAGGACCAGTTGAACCGAAAACTAAAACCCAGGAAATCGAGGATATTCTTGGCATCACAGCTTCAAATGATATTGACCTTCGACCGCCAAACAAAGCCAAGAATAAGGGGAGTGGCAAAATATTGAGGTCGTCGAAAGAAAAGGCCAAGAGCAAGCTAGAAAAGAGGAAGCAAAGATGCGGTAACTGCAAGAAGTGGGTAAACCACAACAGTAGAACTTGTAATCTTCTTTTTGCTGAAAGTCCCCCTTCTGATaacgatgatgaagacgaatcAGAAACTAAAGAG ctgttattttgctattaa